From the Paludibacterium paludis genome, one window contains:
- a CDS encoding GntR family transcriptional regulator, whose amino-acid sequence MTILQPIKRQTLTSAVTESLRQRILSGEFADGQQLRQEALSNEYGVSRVPVREALRQLEAEGLIQIIDHKGALVSKLSLDDILELLEIRAMLEGSVLKASIPCQTQADLRLAEDTLAEFEKALQANDVRQWGELNSRFHLALYRSARRPNTLALIEQLHNKTDRYTRMQILFTRTMHLAHQEHTQLLELCKAGKADEAEAFIRFHILSAGHALESYLKEQSATRTEN is encoded by the coding sequence ATGACAATACTCCAGCCGATCAAGCGCCAGACGCTGACCAGCGCCGTGACCGAGTCACTGCGACAACGCATCCTGTCCGGCGAGTTCGCCGATGGCCAACAGCTGCGCCAGGAAGCGCTATCCAACGAATATGGCGTCAGCCGCGTCCCCGTGCGCGAAGCCTTGCGCCAGCTGGAGGCCGAGGGCCTGATCCAGATCATCGATCACAAGGGCGCGCTGGTCTCCAAGCTGTCGCTCGACGACATTCTCGAGCTGCTGGAAATACGCGCCATGCTGGAAGGCTCGGTGCTCAAGGCCTCCATCCCCTGTCAAACCCAGGCCGATCTGCGCCTGGCGGAAGATACCCTGGCTGAATTCGAGAAAGCTCTGCAGGCCAACGATGTGCGGCAGTGGGGAGAATTGAACTCCCGCTTTCATCTGGCTCTCTACCGCAGCGCTCGACGTCCCAACACCCTTGCGCTCATCGAGCAGCTGCACAATAAAACCGACCGCTACACGCGCATGCAGATCCTGTTCACCCGCACCATGCATCTGGCGCACCAGGAGCACACTCAGCTTCTGGAATTGTGCAAGGCCGGGAAAGCCGATGAAGCCGAAGCCTTCATTCGTTTCCACATCCTTTCCGCCGGGCACGCCCTTGAAAGCTACCTGAAAGAACAGTCCGCCACGCGCACGGAAAACTGA
- the purU gene encoding formyltetrahydrofolate deformylase, which yields MSHAKHSATLLMSCPDRKGLVAAIANFLMTYNANIMHADQHQDVAEQLFLMRVEWSLDGFTLPMDDFAKAFAPIAAEHNMTWKVSLSSRKPRMAIFVSRYEHCLADLLHRWRIGELDCEIPLIISNHEDCRRLAEFNGIPFHVIPVSRDNKAEAEAQAWHLMDEAGIDLIVLARYMQVLSRDFVTRYPSRIINIHHSFLPAFDGAKPYHRAFARGVKLIGATSHYVTEVLDDGPIIEQEVTRISHRDDVEDLIQKGRDLEKVVLSRAVRWHLDDRILSYSNKTVIFD from the coding sequence ATGAGCCATGCCAAACACTCCGCGACTCTCTTGATGTCGTGCCCAGATCGCAAGGGCCTGGTCGCCGCGATCGCCAACTTTTTGATGACATATAATGCCAATATCATGCATGCCGACCAGCATCAGGATGTGGCCGAACAGCTGTTCCTGATGCGGGTCGAATGGTCGCTCGACGGTTTTACTTTACCGATGGACGATTTCGCGAAGGCGTTCGCTCCGATCGCCGCCGAGCACAACATGACCTGGAAAGTGTCGCTGTCGTCCCGCAAGCCCCGCATGGCGATTTTTGTGTCGCGCTACGAGCATTGTCTGGCCGACCTGCTGCACCGCTGGCGCATCGGCGAGCTCGACTGCGAGATTCCGCTGATCATTTCGAACCATGAGGATTGCCGGCGCCTGGCCGAGTTCAACGGCATCCCCTTTCACGTCATTCCCGTCAGCCGCGATAACAAGGCCGAGGCCGAGGCGCAGGCATGGCATCTGATGGACGAGGCGGGGATCGACCTGATCGTGCTGGCCCGCTACATGCAGGTGCTTTCCCGCGACTTCGTGACGCGTTATCCGTCGCGCATCATCAATATCCATCACAGTTTCCTTCCCGCTTTCGATGGCGCCAAACCGTATCACCGGGCTTTCGCTCGCGGCGTGAAACTGATCGGTGCGACCAGTCATTACGTGACCGAAGTGCTGGATGACGGTCCGATCATCGAGCAGGAAGTCACACGCATTTCACATCGTGACGATGTGGAGGATCTGATCCAGAAGGGGAGGGATCTGGAAAAAGTCGTGCTGTCGCGCGCCGTACGCTGGCATCTGGATGACCGCATTCTTTCATACAGCAACAAAACGGTGATATTCGATTGA
- a CDS encoding NUDIX domain-containing protein translates to MRQHPEGRERPDPNPNLARRATAIIEMPDGVLVTAIHGGRYHLPGGRAIKGELRSQTLIRKLREETGLRINSMLYLFDHLSPMNSHKVYLAIAQGQARPQGHIERIALVSSPESEVELSTEAKTILRRYARLRTEESPKGDAVRGMLGLARYIAKVDV, encoded by the coding sequence ATGAGACAACATCCTGAAGGGCGGGAACGTCCCGACCCGAACCCCAACCTCGCCCGGCGTGCGACAGCGATCATCGAGATGCCCGACGGCGTTCTGGTGACGGCCATCCATGGGGGCCGCTACCACCTCCCGGGTGGCCGGGCCATCAAGGGTGAGCTGCGTTCGCAGACGCTGATCCGCAAGCTGAGGGAGGAAACGGGACTGCGCATCAATTCGATGCTGTATCTTTTCGATCACCTGTCCCCGATGAACTCGCACAAGGTGTATCTGGCGATCGCCCAGGGCCAGGCCAGGCCGCAAGGACACATAGAGCGCATCGCCCTCGTCTCCTCTCCGGAGTCCGAAGTCGAACTCTCCACCGAGGCCAAGACCATCCTGCGCCGCTATGCCAGACTCCGCACCGAGGAATCCCCCAAGGGCGACGCGGTCAGGGGCATGCTGGGACTCGCCCGTTACATCGCCAAGGTCGACGTGTAA
- a CDS encoding alanine/glycine:cation symporter family protein produces the protein MQYLHALIIQGNSVLWGHILIYLLIATGVFFTLRTRVIQLRLLGQAVREMFAERDKGKNTITPFQAFATGLASRVGTGNMAGVAIAIAAGGPGAVFWMWITAFIGMGSAFAESTLAQLFKVSHRDGSYRGGPAYYIKQGLGQKHLGGVFAALLILAFGLVFNAVQANSISAAAAGAWGWDARLVGIALVLATAPVIFGGIRAIARLAQWLVPFMAFIYLGMALVIVVMNSAALPDLLRLIVTHAFGIGQVAGGVAGHAVNQAMMMGIKRGLFSNEAGMGSAPNAAATAHARHPVSQGLIQMLGVFVDTMILCTATAAIILLTGAHESGLNGIQLTQKAVETQFGQPGNAVVTIAIFLFAFSSILGNYAYAEGNVEYLTRNKTTLRLFRLMVLGMVMFGSVGSLALVWDMADLAMGAMALINLMAILLLGRYVRLAQKDFEIQRASGKPHPVFLAGHYPALRAKLERGVW, from the coding sequence ATGCAGTATCTGCACGCACTCATCATCCAGGGCAACTCGGTTCTCTGGGGCCACATCCTCATCTATTTGCTGATCGCAACTGGTGTTTTCTTCACTCTGCGCACCCGGGTTATCCAACTGAGATTGCTTGGGCAGGCCGTCCGGGAAATGTTCGCCGAGCGCGACAAGGGGAAGAACACCATCACGCCTTTTCAGGCATTCGCAACAGGTCTGGCAAGCCGGGTCGGCACCGGCAATATGGCGGGTGTCGCGATCGCCATCGCCGCCGGCGGACCGGGCGCCGTGTTCTGGATGTGGATCACCGCCTTTATCGGAATGGGCAGCGCCTTCGCCGAGTCGACGCTGGCACAGCTGTTCAAGGTCAGTCACAGGGACGGCAGCTATCGCGGCGGACCGGCGTATTACATCAAGCAGGGTCTGGGTCAGAAACATCTTGGCGGCGTGTTCGCCGCTCTGCTGATCCTTGCCTTCGGCCTCGTTTTCAATGCGGTTCAGGCCAATTCGATCTCCGCCGCCGCGGCCGGTGCCTGGGGCTGGGATGCGCGCCTGGTGGGGATCGCCCTGGTGCTGGCGACGGCCCCGGTGATTTTCGGAGGCATTCGCGCGATCGCCAGACTGGCTCAATGGCTGGTCCCGTTCATGGCGTTCATCTATCTTGGTATGGCTCTGGTTATCGTCGTCATGAACAGCGCGGCGCTGCCCGATCTGTTGCGTCTTATCGTCACCCACGCGTTCGGCATCGGCCAGGTAGCGGGGGGCGTGGCCGGGCACGCCGTGAATCAGGCCATGATGATGGGCATCAAGCGGGGGTTGTTTTCCAACGAGGCCGGCATGGGCTCCGCGCCCAATGCCGCGGCGACAGCCCACGCCCGCCACCCGGTCAGCCAGGGACTGATCCAGATGCTCGGCGTCTTTGTCGATACCATGATTCTCTGCACCGCGACCGCCGCCATCATTCTGCTCACCGGAGCCCATGAGTCCGGACTGAACGGCATCCAGTTGACGCAAAAGGCCGTCGAAACGCAGTTTGGCCAGCCGGGCAACGCGGTCGTGACCATCGCGATTTTCCTGTTCGCCTTTTCATCGATTCTCGGCAATTACGCCTATGCGGAAGGCAATGTCGAATACCTGACGCGGAACAAGACAACCCTGCGCCTGTTCCGCCTGATGGTGCTGGGCATGGTCATGTTCGGCTCGGTGGGGAGCCTCGCCCTGGTATGGGATATGGCGGATCTGGCCATGGGGGCCATGGCGCTGATCAATCTGATGGCCATTTTGCTGCTGGGCCGTTACGTGCGGCTCGCGCAGAAGGATTTCGAGATCCAGCGCGCCTCGGGAAAACCCCACCCGGTGTTCCTTGCCGGACATTACCCGGCCTTGCGCGCGAAACTGGAACGCGGCGTCTGGTAG
- a CDS encoding UPF0149 family protein has translation MSHTPLSDKDYQTLSDTLARFQAQGAMNLERLDGFFTALLAGPEPLKPQDCLPAILGEAFDDEDAFPSVKSLERFVSLLMGHWLDIAHTLKSAEPVLPWLDDGDHAGNEWAQGFMEGMALFNDDWGLLFDDTDHADALAPIMALAFEHHPDPEMRPFIGDDPARREEWLAALSDSIGRIHSFFESLRQSLDDGE, from the coding sequence ATGAGCCACACTCCGCTTTCCGACAAAGACTACCAGACACTGAGCGATACCCTGGCACGCTTTCAGGCGCAAGGCGCCATGAATCTGGAGCGGCTGGACGGTTTTTTCACGGCACTGCTCGCCGGTCCCGAGCCGCTCAAACCGCAGGATTGTCTGCCGGCCATTCTCGGCGAGGCATTCGATGACGAAGACGCCTTTCCTTCCGTCAAATCCCTGGAACGATTCGTCAGTCTCCTGATGGGGCATTGGCTGGATATCGCCCACACGCTCAAAAGCGCGGAGCCGGTTTTGCCCTGGCTTGACGACGGCGACCATGCCGGCAACGAGTGGGCGCAAGGTTTCATGGAAGGCATGGCGCTTTTCAACGACGACTGGGGACTGCTTTTCGACGATACCGATCACGCCGACGCGCTGGCCCCGATCATGGCGCTGGCGTTCGAACACCATCCCGATCCGGAAATGCGGCCGTTCATCGGAGACGACCCGGCCCGCCGCGAAGAGTGGCTCGCCGCCCTGTCCGATTCGATCGGGCGGATCCACTCGTTCTTCGAATCGCTGCGTCAGTCCCTGGACGACGGCGAGTAA
- a CDS encoding YkgJ family cysteine cluster protein gives MSADIDRTETWVRFKSFLCDSCAASCCSLPVEVRLPDLVRMGVLDPFDLEEEPRRLAKRLARQGIIEHFNHKRCLFTLTRRANGECRYLDPGSRRCTIYDKRPDTCRNHPKIGPRPGFCAFRKK, from the coding sequence ATGAGCGCCGATATCGACCGGACCGAAACCTGGGTCCGTTTCAAGAGTTTTTTATGTGACAGCTGCGCGGCCAGCTGCTGCAGCCTGCCTGTCGAGGTCCGCTTGCCGGACCTCGTACGCATGGGCGTCCTTGACCCCTTCGACCTGGAAGAGGAGCCTCGTCGCCTGGCGAAACGCTTGGCCCGCCAGGGCATCATCGAGCATTTCAACCACAAGCGTTGCCTGTTCACCCTGACACGGCGTGCCAATGGCGAGTGCCGCTACCTCGATCCGGGCAGCCGGCGCTGCACGATCTACGACAAACGGCCGGATACCTGCCGCAATCATCCGAAAATCGGTCCGCGCCCCGGATTTTGCGCTTTCAGGAAAAAGTGA
- a CDS encoding cyanate transporter, whose translation MSHSPPPSRARSVKLALALILAGLNLRPAMAAIGPLLDSIRHTIPLSYSLLSLLTLLPVLAMGLAMNTGSRLAARYGEHRTVAASLTLIGVSNLARLWAGGPLPLILTAISAGAGIAVVQAVLPGIVKRHFPEKVALPMGLYVTAIMSGAALAAALSPAAERLAGSWQGALASWSALAALGLAAWFMIRDEVGNRPVVATPIRDTGMARHPRAWSLGVFFGLGTASYTCVLAWLPPYFVELGYGKTHAGLMLALLTGAEVVSGLVLPALASRSPDRRPVVLAALVGVIVGFAGLILTQGALAYLWIVLLGFGIGGIFPLTLIVTLDHLPDPAHAGRLAAFVQGAGYTLASLSPLAAGIIRDTTRGFAGAWLMLAAVTVLMLFMARRFDPAGYPALFAGKPARQEG comes from the coding sequence ATGAGCCACTCCCCCCCGCCGTCGCGCGCCCGCTCAGTGAAGCTGGCCCTCGCCCTGATTCTTGCCGGCCTCAACCTGCGTCCCGCCATGGCGGCCATCGGGCCGTTGCTTGACTCGATCCGGCACACCATTCCCCTGAGCTACAGCCTGCTCTCGCTCCTGACCCTGCTGCCCGTGCTGGCGATGGGCCTGGCGATGAACACGGGTTCCCGCCTCGCCGCGCGCTACGGAGAACACCGCACCGTTGCCGCGTCGCTGACCCTGATCGGTGTCTCCAACCTCGCCCGGCTATGGGCCGGCGGCCCGTTGCCGCTCATTCTCACCGCCATTTCGGCGGGAGCCGGCATCGCGGTCGTTCAAGCCGTGCTGCCGGGGATCGTCAAACGCCATTTTCCCGAGAAAGTGGCCTTGCCGATGGGGCTTTATGTGACGGCCATCATGAGCGGTGCGGCGCTGGCCGCCGCCCTCTCGCCCGCCGCGGAACGCCTCGCCGGCAGTTGGCAAGGCGCGCTGGCGTCCTGGTCCGCCCTTGCGGCGCTGGGACTGGCCGCATGGTTCATGATCCGCGATGAGGTCGGCAACCGTCCCGTCGTCGCCACCCCCATTCGCGACACGGGCATGGCGCGGCATCCGCGCGCCTGGAGTCTCGGCGTTTTCTTCGGTCTGGGTACCGCCTCCTATACCTGCGTACTGGCCTGGCTCCCGCCCTATTTCGTTGAGTTGGGCTACGGCAAAACGCATGCCGGGTTGATGCTGGCATTACTCACCGGGGCCGAAGTGGTGTCGGGCCTGGTCCTGCCAGCGCTGGCTTCCCGTTCGCCGGATCGCCGTCCTGTGGTATTGGCGGCGCTGGTCGGCGTGATCGTCGGCTTCGCCGGGCTGATTCTGACGCAAGGCGCTCTGGCGTATTTGTGGATCGTGCTGCTCGGCTTCGGCATTGGCGGGATCTTCCCGCTGACGCTGATCGTCACGCTCGACCACCTGCCGGATCCGGCGCACGCCGGGCGGCTCGCGGCGTTCGTCCAGGGCGCAGGTTACACACTCGCCTCGCTCTCGCCCCTTGCCGCCGGTATCATCCGCGACACGACGCGGGGGTTCGCCGGCGCCTGGCTGATGCTCGCCGCCGTCACCGTGCTCATGCTGTTCATGGCAAGACGTTTCGACCCGGCCGGCTACCCGGCGCTTTTCGCCGGAAAACCGGCGCGTCAGGAGGGGTGA
- the rlmD gene encoding 23S rRNA (uracil(1939)-C(5))-methyltransferase RlmD: protein MNSSQTIALVESLDHEGRGVARVEGKTLFIDGALPYEKVLYRAYRKKPTYEQADTTMVLRESFLRAKPRCPHFDVCGGCSMQHVEFTGQVAIKQRVLEDNLKHIGKVRAEQMLPPIAGPAWGYRHRARLSARFVEKKGGVLVGFHEKRSSYIAEMSECHILPPHISDMILPLRELIVRLSIKERMPQVELAVGEKVDVLVFRNMDAITSGDEALLKAFSDRHGRPGRPLQIWLQPHGPDSCYPIYPMDAPRLTYTIPEFAVEMPYYPTEFTQVNPRINAVMVARALKLLDPQPGERIADMFCGIGNFTLPIARSGATVHGMEGSEALVRRAVENATHNGLEDRVSYEMANLFEVTEESFAALGRFDKMLVDPPRDGAVQLLKAITDDTAPKRIVYVSCNPATLARDAGILVHLKGYTLKSAGIINMFPHTAHVESVAWFEKTGPAKSREEMAAIEAAEEARRQASKAAKEAKKKADAEEKARQLAESAAKKEARYQHYLANKDYYDKRTADREGRESDGSGA, encoded by the coding sequence ATGAATTCGTCCCAAACGATTGCCCTGGTGGAGTCTCTGGACCACGAGGGCCGCGGGGTCGCGCGCGTCGAGGGCAAGACCCTTTTCATCGACGGCGCCCTGCCCTACGAAAAAGTACTATACAGGGCTTACCGCAAAAAGCCCACCTACGAGCAAGCGGATACGACCATGGTGCTGCGGGAGAGTTTCCTGCGCGCCAAACCCCGTTGCCCCCATTTCGACGTGTGCGGCGGCTGTTCAATGCAGCATGTGGAATTCACCGGCCAGGTCGCCATCAAGCAGCGCGTGCTGGAAGACAATCTCAAGCACATCGGCAAGGTGCGCGCCGAACAGATGCTGCCGCCCATCGCGGGGCCGGCCTGGGGCTACCGCCACCGGGCGCGCCTGTCGGCACGTTTTGTGGAAAAGAAAGGCGGCGTGCTGGTCGGTTTCCACGAAAAGCGCTCCAGCTATATCGCCGAAATGAGCGAATGCCACATTCTGCCGCCGCACATTTCCGACATGATCCTGCCGCTGCGCGAGCTGATCGTCCGGCTGTCGATCAAGGAGCGCATGCCGCAGGTCGAACTCGCGGTCGGTGAAAAGGTCGATGTACTGGTATTCCGCAACATGGACGCCATCACGAGCGGTGACGAAGCATTGCTCAAGGCCTTCTCGGATCGCCACGGCCGGCCCGGCCGGCCCCTGCAGATCTGGCTGCAGCCGCACGGCCCGGACTCCTGTTATCCGATCTATCCCATGGATGCGCCGCGCCTGACCTACACCATCCCGGAGTTCGCCGTCGAGATGCCCTACTATCCGACCGAATTCACCCAGGTCAATCCGCGCATCAACGCGGTCATGGTCGCGCGGGCGCTCAAACTGCTCGATCCGCAGCCGGGCGAGCGCATCGCCGACATGTTCTGCGGCATCGGCAACTTCACGTTGCCGATCGCCCGCAGCGGCGCCACCGTGCACGGCATGGAAGGCAGCGAGGCGCTGGTGCGACGCGCGGTCGAGAACGCTACGCACAACGGTCTTGAGGATCGCGTCAGCTACGAGATGGCCAACCTCTTCGAGGTCACGGAGGAATCGTTCGCCGCTCTTGGCCGCTTCGACAAGATGCTCGTCGACCCCCCGCGCGATGGCGCCGTGCAGCTTCTGAAGGCGATCACCGACGACACCGCCCCCAAGCGGATCGTCTACGTCTCCTGCAATCCGGCCACGCTGGCCCGAGATGCCGGCATCCTGGTGCACCTGAAGGGCTACACCCTCAAGTCCGCGGGCATCATCAATATGTTCCCGCACACCGCCCACGTGGAGTCCGTCGCCTGGTTCGAGAAAACCGGCCCGGCCAAGAGCCGCGAGGAAATGGCCGCGATCGAGGCCGCCGAAGAGGCGCGCCGCCAGGCATCAAAAGCGGCCAAGGAAGCGAAGAAGAAAGCCGACGCCGAGGAGAAAGCCCGGCAGTTGGCCGAAAGCGCCGCCAAGAAGGAGGCCCGTTACCAGCACTATCTGGCCAACAAGGACTACTACGACAAGCGCACCGCGGATCGCGAAGGCCGCGAATCGGACGGATCCGGCGCGTAA
- a CDS encoding L,D-transpeptidase, with product MKSKHAFLAGVGLVCLSIAARAGGTIPMPDVTVNDAGRHVVINLPQTRLFLFDKGQLVRTFPVAVGKMLTRTPTGSFEVTGIYRDPAWHVPRSIQEEMRARGKPVQTVVPPGADNPLGRMFIRFGEPGLGLGIHGTNAPGSVPGFRSHGCVRMKNEDVLALGGIVSPGTEVTVTYQTVLLNTDGNGDLWLTVYHNLYQHDDVSMRLLADTLLAWQKDNGRTLYGKRVDDALRERSGRPVCLSCAQPRPAKTDANWAALRWLSTPSREEGPATVTAPIPGERGSARQSLAPQRLSRS from the coding sequence ATGAAGTCAAAACACGCGTTCCTGGCCGGAGTCGGCCTTGTCTGTCTGTCCATCGCCGCGCGAGCCGGTGGTACTATTCCCATGCCCGATGTGACCGTCAATGATGCAGGGCGGCATGTCGTCATCAATCTGCCGCAAACCCGGCTTTTCCTTTTCGACAAGGGACAACTGGTCAGGACATTTCCCGTCGCCGTCGGCAAGATGCTGACGCGCACGCCCACCGGCTCGTTCGAAGTGACTGGTATCTATCGCGATCCGGCGTGGCACGTGCCGCGCTCCATCCAGGAAGAGATGCGCGCGCGCGGCAAGCCGGTTCAGACCGTCGTGCCTCCCGGCGCCGACAATCCGCTGGGACGGATGTTCATCCGCTTCGGGGAACCGGGGCTCGGACTTGGCATCCATGGCACCAATGCGCCGGGCAGCGTGCCCGGATTCCGCAGCCACGGATGCGTGCGGATGAAAAACGAGGATGTGCTGGCGTTGGGCGGCATCGTTTCGCCCGGCACCGAGGTGACCGTGACCTATCAGACCGTTCTGCTCAACACCGACGGCAACGGCGATTTGTGGTTGACGGTCTACCACAATCTTTATCAGCACGACGACGTGTCGATGCGCCTGCTTGCCGATACCCTGCTGGCCTGGCAGAAGGATAATGGCCGCACGTTGTACGGCAAACGGGTCGATGACGCGTTGCGCGAGCGCTCCGGTCGTCCCGTTTGCCTCAGTTGCGCGCAACCCCGCCCCGCGAAAACCGATGCGAACTGGGCCGCACTGCGCTGGCTTTCCACGCCGTCGCGCGAGGAAGGGCCCGCGACGGTCACGGCGCCGATTCCCGGCGAGCGCGGCAGCGCGCGCCAGAGTCTCGCCCCGCAACGCCTGTCGCGCAGCTGA
- a CDS encoding PLP-dependent aminotransferase family protein: MTGEPLYQQLIQEWITLIQNGVIVEGERMPSVRKACKMHKVSPSTILMAYRALEDRGYIEARPQSGFYVKKPAAALPLPRMRRQSVASPSGEVVDTIEAVMTAQAMEGYIDLSLASPRGSDFYPTTRFKHTLNRLVRQHPELATDYPFPPGSERLRRQIAQRTVSWGCVLSADDILITNGCTEALQLALRAVCKHGDTVGLESPTYFALLPLFKSLGLSTIEIPTHPDTGMSLDALEMLLSEKRLNAIVAMPTVHNPLGSTMPLDAKKRLARLVNDYRIPLIEDAPHADLFYGASPPDAVKAFDTDGWVLLCSSYSKTLAPGFRIGWLAAGRYRSDVMRLKFASSLAQPRLLEETLADYLETGGYDHHLRLLRRHYKEQIDRLRGFVATHFPGGTGATAPSGGCLLWVELPGGADTLEMFRILLAERITVVPGVMYSARGRYRNCLRLSGCYPWTDAYQRALLRVAELARRS; the protein is encoded by the coding sequence ATGACAGGTGAACCGCTGTACCAGCAACTGATCCAGGAGTGGATCACGCTGATCCAAAACGGCGTGATCGTCGAAGGAGAGCGCATGCCTTCGGTGCGCAAGGCCTGCAAGATGCACAAGGTCAGTCCGTCCACCATCCTGATGGCCTACCGGGCGCTCGAGGACCGCGGCTATATCGAAGCCCGCCCCCAGTCGGGCTTTTACGTCAAAAAACCCGCGGCGGCGCTGCCGTTGCCACGCATGAGGAGGCAGAGTGTGGCGAGCCCTTCCGGCGAGGTGGTCGACACCATCGAAGCGGTGATGACAGCCCAGGCCATGGAGGGGTACATCGACCTGTCGCTGGCCAGCCCCCGCGGCAGCGACTTTTACCCGACAACACGCTTCAAGCACACCCTCAACCGGCTGGTCCGGCAGCACCCCGAACTCGCCACCGACTACCCTTTCCCACCCGGTTCTGAACGGCTTCGGCGACAGATTGCGCAACGCACGGTCAGTTGGGGGTGCGTGCTGTCCGCCGACGATATCCTGATCACCAACGGTTGCACGGAAGCGCTGCAGCTGGCGCTGCGCGCGGTGTGCAAGCACGGGGACACTGTCGGACTCGAATCGCCGACCTATTTCGCGCTGCTGCCCCTGTTCAAAAGCCTTGGCCTTTCAACCATCGAAATCCCGACACATCCGGATACCGGCATGTCGCTGGACGCGCTGGAGATGCTGCTTTCCGAAAAACGCCTCAACGCCATCGTCGCGATGCCGACCGTACACAACCCGCTGGGCAGCACCATGCCCCTGGATGCCAAAAAACGTCTGGCCCGGCTGGTCAACGACTACCGGATTCCGTTGATCGAGGACGCGCCGCACGCCGATCTGTTTTATGGCGCATCGCCCCCCGACGCGGTCAAGGCCTTCGATACCGACGGCTGGGTGCTGCTGTGCTCCAGCTACAGCAAAACACTGGCCCCGGGATTCCGGATCGGCTGGCTGGCCGCCGGCCGTTACCGCAGCGACGTCATGCGGCTGAAGTTCGCCAGCTCCCTCGCGCAACCGCGGCTGCTGGAGGAAACGCTGGCGGACTACCTGGAAACGGGTGGGTACGACCATCATCTGCGTCTGCTCAGACGTCACTACAAGGAACAGATCGACCGCCTCAGAGGGTTCGTCGCCACACATTTTCCGGGAGGAACCGGAGCGACGGCGCCATCGGGCGGGTGCCTGCTGTGGGTGGAGCTGCCTGGTGGCGCGGATACGCTGGAGATGTTCCGAATTCTGCTCGCCGAACGCATCACGGTCGTGCCGGGAGTCATGTATTCGGCGCGCGGCCGTTACCGCAACTGCCTGCGCCTGTCCGGCTGCTACCCCTGGACGGACGCCTACCAGCGCGCCCTTCTCAGGGTCGCGGAGCTCGCCAGGAGAAGCTGA
- a CDS encoding LysE family translocator yields the protein MNFLALIMYLVIMGITPGPNNLVLASSGVNFGFSRTVPALMGMALGLGVQVGAITLLLGSLVAWITAIQIWLALAGCLYLLWLAWGMAHAGRPGEARAARPIGFVGGVLFNWLNPKVWLMGFNITMVFLPSGMDPWRAALLFSVATFATSLPCIAVWAGGGVVIARFLHSPLRLRAFNCTMAAMLTATAVWLLVQMLPADSFAAIQGMV from the coding sequence ATGAATTTCCTGGCGCTGATCATGTATCTGGTCATCATGGGCATCACGCCCGGCCCGAACAATCTCGTGCTGGCTTCCTCGGGTGTCAACTTCGGCTTTTCTCGTACCGTTCCCGCGCTGATGGGCATGGCGCTGGGGCTGGGTGTGCAGGTCGGCGCCATTACCCTGCTGCTGGGCAGCCTGGTCGCCTGGATCACCGCCATCCAGATCTGGCTGGCGCTGGCCGGCTGTCTTTATCTTTTGTGGCTGGCCTGGGGCATGGCGCATGCCGGTCGGCCCGGAGAGGCGAGAGCCGCGCGGCCCATCGGTTTTGTCGGAGGGGTACTGTTCAACTGGCTCAATCCCAAGGTGTGGCTGATGGGATTCAATATCACCATGGTGTTCCTGCCGTCCGGCATGGATCCCTGGCGCGCCGCGCTGCTGTTTTCCGTGGCGACGTTCGCCACCTCATTGCCGTGCATCGCGGTCTGGGCCGGCGGTGGCGTGGTGATCGCCCGCTTCCTGCACAGCCCGTTGCGTCTGCGCGCGTTCAATTGCACGATGGCGGCGATGCTGACGGCGACCGCGGTATGGCTCTTGGTGCAAATGCTGCCGGCCGATTCCTTCGCGGCGATCCAGGGCATGGTGTGA